The following are encoded together in the Streptomyces rapamycinicus NRRL 5491 genome:
- a CDS encoding transposase domain-containing protein has product MSGQCVITRKITVAEGVFAPGHLGELTQIVPFEMVDEVLIECGATQQRLRKLPARVVVYLLLAAALFEECGYPAVWSKLTGALGSLPLPKITATGLWHARCRLGVRPLRALFDLLRGPASAVRTAGARWAGLLVVAVDGTYLDVADDPDVRAKLGKGANQYTAASGYPQVLLIALVACGTRTVIDAVFGPRKPGEPVLGRRLMRSMRQGMVVLLDRGFATNAFLQAVDDTGADFLARLSAARKPPVLRRLDDGSFLSRIGTMEVRIIECEIAIADTTCTVPGTDPDRASFSVAFQTARDQVIQAANVFADTTVDLIGAIGRAVLEHLLPARRLRLSPRAVKRPMSRYAYKSLRVDRRTYKATISIDILLTQLISP; this is encoded by the coding sequence CTGTCAGGTCAGTGTGTCATCACCCGCAAGATCACGGTAGCCGAGGGTGTCTTCGCTCCGGGGCATCTGGGCGAGCTGACGCAGATCGTGCCGTTCGAGATGGTCGACGAGGTCCTCATCGAGTGTGGCGCCACCCAGCAGCGGCTGCGGAAACTACCCGCCCGGGTGGTGGTCTACCTGCTGCTGGCCGCTGCGCTGTTCGAGGAGTGCGGCTACCCGGCTGTGTGGTCCAAGCTCACCGGCGCGCTGGGCAGCCTGCCTCTGCCGAAGATCACCGCGACCGGACTGTGGCACGCCCGGTGCCGTCTGGGAGTGCGCCCGCTGCGGGCCCTGTTCGACCTGCTCCGCGGTCCGGCCAGCGCGGTCCGAACCGCCGGCGCCCGCTGGGCCGGTCTGCTGGTGGTCGCCGTCGACGGCACGTATCTGGACGTCGCCGACGACCCGGACGTGCGGGCGAAGCTGGGCAAGGGCGCCAACCAGTACACCGCCGCCTCCGGCTACCCGCAGGTCCTGCTCATCGCCCTGGTGGCCTGCGGCACCCGGACAGTCATCGACGCGGTCTTCGGCCCCCGCAAGCCCGGCGAACCCGTCCTCGGGCGTCGCCTGATGCGCTCGATGCGCCAGGGCATGGTCGTACTGCTGGACCGGGGATTCGCCACCAACGCCTTCCTGCAGGCCGTGGACGACACCGGTGCCGACTTCCTGGCCCGGCTCTCCGCCGCGCGCAAGCCGCCCGTCCTGCGACGGCTCGACGATGGCTCCTTCCTCTCCAGGATCGGCACCATGGAGGTCCGCATCATCGAGTGCGAGATCGCCATCGCCGACACCACCTGCACCGTTCCTGGAACCGACCCGGACCGGGCCAGCTTCAGCGTCGCCTTTCAGACCGCCCGTGACCAGGTCATCCAAGCCGCGAACGTGTTCGCCGACACCACCGTCGACCTCATAGGCGCCATCGGGCGGGCGGTCCTGGAGCACCTCCTTCCCGCACGCCGTCTGCGCCTCAGCCCCCGCGCCGTCAAACGCCCCATGTCCCGCTACGCGTACAAGAGCCTGCGCGTCGATCGACGCACCTATAAGGCCACCATCAGCATCGACATCCTGTTGACACAGCTGATCAGCCCATAA
- a CDS encoding putative quinol monooxygenase, with the protein MVYGYIGSMKTQPGKRDDVVAILLSGADSLRELGCRSYVVGLAADDPDTIVVTEVWESKDHHGASLRLPEAKEAIAAAMPMLTGEFTSRELVVAGGLGAGD; encoded by the coding sequence ATGGTCTATGGCTACATCGGCTCGATGAAGACCCAGCCCGGCAAGCGCGACGACGTGGTTGCGATCCTGCTCTCCGGAGCCGATAGTCTCCGCGAGCTCGGCTGCAGAAGCTACGTGGTGGGCCTGGCCGCCGATGACCCGGACACGATCGTGGTCACGGAGGTCTGGGAATCGAAGGACCACCACGGCGCATCCCTGCGGTTGCCGGAGGCCAAGGAAGCGATCGCTGCCGCCATGCCCATGCTCACCGGCGAGTTCACCAGTCGCGAACTGGTTGTCGCTGGCGGCCTCGGCGCTGGCGACTGA
- the msrA gene encoding peptide-methionine (S)-S-oxide reductase MsrA, with product MLFSRHRNHLPTAEEALKGRPEPGFRVPDRHTVLGNPLTGPYPEGLVVADFGLGCFWGAERKFWQAPGVWTTLVGYQGGHTENPTYEEVCSGLTGHTEAVRVVFDPEITSYAALLKVFWESHDPTQGFRQGNDVGTQYRSAIYAHSPEQQSEAESSRAAYQSVLTGSGYGEITTEILPAGPFYAAEPYHQQYLDRNKNGYCGIGGTGVACPVGVAPAEG from the coding sequence ATGCTGTTCAGCCGCCACCGGAACCACCTCCCCACCGCCGAGGAGGCGCTGAAGGGCCGCCCCGAACCGGGCTTCCGCGTCCCAGACCGCCACACGGTCCTCGGCAACCCCCTGACCGGCCCGTACCCGGAGGGCCTGGTGGTCGCCGACTTCGGCCTGGGCTGCTTCTGGGGCGCGGAGCGGAAGTTCTGGCAGGCCCCCGGCGTGTGGACCACGCTCGTCGGCTACCAGGGCGGCCACACCGAGAACCCCACCTACGAGGAGGTCTGCAGCGGCCTCACCGGCCACACCGAGGCCGTCCGCGTCGTCTTCGACCCCGAGATCACCTCCTACGCGGCCCTCCTGAAGGTCTTCTGGGAGTCCCACGACCCCACCCAGGGCTTCCGCCAGGGCAACGACGTCGGCACCCAGTACCGCTCCGCGATCTACGCCCACTCCCCCGAGCAGCAGTCCGAGGCCGAGTCCTCCCGCGCCGCCTACCAGTCCGTCCTGACCGGCTCCGGCTACGGCGAGATCACCACCGAAATCCTCCCCGCGGGCCCCTTCTACGCCGCGGAGCCATACCACCAGCAGTATCTTGACCGCAACAAAAACGGCTACTGCGGCATCGGCGGAACCGGGGTCGCTTGTCCGGTCGGCGTGGCTCCGGCCGAGGGATGA
- a CDS encoding transcriptional regulator — translation MKTPNEKLSDWLDRSGMSQGELARRTRVQAKQWGQPHIAPDATSVRRWLTGEQPRPPVPDILTDVFSAAMGYRVTTYDLGLGDSATADRGLVYSPSFLATVEAVADLGRADVDRRKFLASAPFAAVAGIGPSRDWLLSTLDQQPKPGPRVRLEEVSAVRNMFGVFQQMDIFQGGGSGRLTLAAYMNAHVFPLLRRTHTERVRRALCEAAAEQTYLLGWMAYDNGEHGAAQRYLIQSLRLAEESRNPALGAHVLAGMADQATLLGHPEEGRRLAQSGRAGLTTSASPACLADLWALEARACAKLGDKRAAVSAVAKSETAYESARPGEEQEWAAFIDPAYLHGEHANTFRDLGEPENAKEHARRSIDHARKQKRARRGAMSHAALAASHLQDKDLEAAHAAGVRTISLTQQVKSSRAVEAVQDLQKRMRPFGRHRLVADFNERARELTAA, via the coding sequence ATGAAAACGCCGAACGAAAAGCTGTCCGATTGGCTGGACCGATCCGGAATGAGCCAAGGCGAGTTAGCCCGACGAACAAGAGTTCAAGCCAAGCAATGGGGACAGCCGCATATTGCCCCGGATGCCACGAGCGTTCGACGCTGGCTGACCGGAGAGCAACCCCGACCCCCGGTACCCGACATCCTGACGGATGTGTTCTCAGCGGCCATGGGCTACCGAGTCACGACCTACGATCTGGGGCTCGGCGACAGCGCGACGGCGGACAGAGGGCTTGTGTACAGCCCTTCCTTCCTGGCTACCGTGGAAGCCGTTGCCGACTTGGGGAGGGCCGACGTGGACCGTCGTAAGTTCTTGGCCTCAGCACCGTTCGCCGCCGTGGCGGGCATCGGACCAAGCCGGGACTGGCTGTTGAGCACGCTCGATCAGCAGCCCAAGCCTGGACCCCGGGTGAGGCTGGAGGAAGTCAGCGCCGTTCGGAACATGTTCGGCGTCTTCCAGCAGATGGACATCTTCCAGGGTGGCGGTTCGGGCCGCCTCACCTTGGCCGCGTACATGAACGCCCATGTGTTCCCGCTGCTCCGTCGCACCCACACCGAGCGGGTTCGGCGTGCTCTCTGCGAGGCCGCCGCTGAGCAGACGTATCTGCTGGGTTGGATGGCGTACGACAACGGGGAGCACGGGGCGGCGCAGCGCTACCTGATCCAGTCGCTCCGTCTCGCCGAGGAGTCACGCAACCCGGCCCTCGGCGCGCATGTGCTGGCCGGGATGGCGGATCAGGCCACGCTTCTCGGGCATCCCGAGGAGGGCCGAAGGCTCGCCCAGTCGGGCCGCGCGGGACTCACCACGTCGGCATCCCCTGCATGCCTCGCCGATCTCTGGGCGCTGGAAGCGCGCGCTTGCGCCAAGCTCGGTGACAAGCGTGCGGCAGTCTCGGCGGTCGCGAAGTCGGAGACCGCGTACGAGAGTGCGCGCCCTGGAGAGGAACAGGAGTGGGCCGCGTTCATCGATCCGGCGTACCTGCATGGGGAGCACGCCAACACCTTCCGCGATCTTGGCGAGCCGGAGAATGCCAAGGAACACGCCCGCAGGTCAATCGACCATGCCCGTAAGCAGAAGCGTGCCCGTCGCGGTGCCATGTCCCATGCGGCGCTGGCTGCTTCGCATCTCCAGGACAAGGATCTGGAAGCGGCGCACGCTGCGGGAGTACGGACGATCTCTCTCACGCAGCAGGTCAAGTCGTCGCGAGCGGTCGAGGCGGTCCAGGACTTGCAGAAGCGTATGAGGCCGTTCGGTAGGCACCGCTTGGTCGCGGACTTCAACGAGCGAGCGCGCGAGCTGACCGCCGCCTGA
- a CDS encoding IS1634 family transposase: MTSRSPRPRSERQRLDVVVTSVVEKRLGALPVAAEFLRRLDVAGIVDGVCPGGASAHLSHGQVIEALVANRLTSPAPLVRVGDWARTWAVEEVFGIEPDLLNDDRLARALDAIAPALEQIAGTVGARAIAEFGIEVSRLHWDMTSMSVHGAYPADDQDEQYPVISYGHPKDRRVDLKQVQAGLAVSADGGIPVHARVFGGGVAEVSQVVGAMKDLRAMAGERKFWMIADSKLVSYPNVTALLAAGVDFIAPVPAAQVKDEVYAALDLTQAQLADWVPERDEGKPAGEREAYRVLEDIHTLAGPRKRDPVHRPRRILVHSTAVAAGQRRARQKRLAGAREEMDKLAGAAGGRHYKTREKVIARAGVIAAKRRVTACLRWSTVTDEHGTPTLAWHFDQDVLNAEAAVDGWYALLTSIPANQADPAQV; encoded by the coding sequence ATGACTTCCCGGTCCCCGCGGCCACGGTCTGAGCGTCAGCGCCTTGATGTGGTGGTGACGTCCGTGGTGGAGAAGCGTCTGGGCGCTCTGCCTGTCGCTGCCGAGTTTCTGCGCCGGCTGGATGTCGCAGGGATCGTCGATGGGGTGTGTCCGGGTGGTGCGAGCGCGCATCTGTCCCATGGGCAGGTGATTGAGGCACTGGTGGCCAACCGTCTGACCTCGCCAGCACCGCTGGTGCGGGTCGGTGACTGGGCCCGCACCTGGGCGGTGGAGGAGGTCTTCGGCATTGAGCCGGACCTGCTCAATGACGACCGTCTGGCCCGGGCTCTGGACGCGATCGCACCGGCTCTGGAGCAGATCGCGGGCACCGTCGGGGCACGGGCGATCGCCGAGTTCGGGATCGAGGTGTCGAGACTGCACTGGGACATGACCAGCATGTCCGTCCATGGTGCCTATCCCGCCGATGACCAGGACGAGCAGTACCCGGTCATCAGCTACGGGCATCCCAAAGACCGGCGGGTGGATCTGAAGCAGGTCCAGGCGGGGCTCGCGGTGTCCGCCGATGGCGGCATCCCCGTCCACGCCCGTGTCTTCGGCGGCGGTGTCGCCGAGGTCAGCCAGGTCGTCGGGGCGATGAAGGACCTGCGGGCGATGGCCGGCGAGCGGAAGTTCTGGATGATCGCCGATTCCAAACTGGTGTCCTACCCGAACGTCACCGCACTGCTGGCGGCCGGGGTGGACTTCATCGCGCCGGTCCCGGCCGCGCAGGTCAAGGACGAGGTCTATGCCGCCTTGGACCTCACGCAGGCACAGCTGGCGGACTGGGTGCCCGAGCGGGACGAGGGCAAGCCGGCCGGTGAGCGGGAGGCATACCGGGTGCTGGAGGACATCCACACCCTGGCCGGGCCCCGCAAGCGGGACCCGGTGCACCGGCCGCGCCGGATCCTGGTCCACTCCACCGCTGTCGCGGCGGGCCAGCGCAGGGCCCGCCAGAAGCGTCTGGCGGGGGCCAGGGAGGAGATGGACAAGCTCGCCGGTGCGGCGGGCGGCCGCCACTACAAGACCCGGGAGAAGGTCATCGCACGAGCCGGGGTCATCGCCGCCAAGCGCCGTGTCACCGCCTGCCTGCGCTGGAGCACCGTCACCGACGAGCACGGCACTCCCACCCTGGCCTGGCACTTCGACCAGGACGTCCTGAATGCCGAGGCCGCCGTCGACGGCTGGTACGCGCTGCTGACCAGCATCCCCGCCAACCAGGCCGACCCAGCCCAGGTTTGA